Genomic segment of Hirundo rustica isolate bHirRus1 chromosome 6, bHirRus1.pri.v3, whole genome shotgun sequence:
TTGTAGATGACAGATAAGCCTCATCACGGGAGAGTTACCTAGTAAGTATAGCCCAGGTGAACACTTCTGTTTCTCTCAGtcttaatttatttccaaatgtaTTAGTTCAAGTAAAGAACTGAAAGACTTATGaagcttttcccctttttaattttaaactgatGTGTCCCTCTTCTACAGCTATGACATGGAGGGAGCGGGGTTTAAATatcccttttatttattttttttttaatgtagttttaTTCTGAACTTCTTTCTGCTATGTATTTCTGGCTGTATACACTCCCACACACAGTGCCTCTAAAAATGAATCTCAGGCACACTGCTCTTGAGGTCTTATCCACTACATATTCTTGGATGATGTTTTCATTGCTCAAATACTTCTGGAGTCACTGTTTTCCCACATTATTGAATGCTTGGACTGTTTTGAGGATGTAGtagtttgggtttctttttttggtcTTGAGTGCATTTATGCAAGTCTTTAGTGATATGAAATTACTAGGTGTTATTATTGAACCTAAAACCTTAGTAACAGTGTTTTCCAATAAGAAGGAAGCTAGAATATTGGGCAATGAATGGGACAGGTGGATAAACTTTGCACAATATTTGTCTTTCCTATAGTTGTACACACTAAGAAGCTTGTTGAATATGGCATTAACATGCATGAAAATGCAAGTTTGATGTGCACTCATTGCCATATGTGGCAGTTTGCGAGTGTGGGTACCCTTATGTGACCAGCACTGTGCTCAAGGGAAAGAGGTTTTTCATTCTTAGACCTGGGGAGTCAGTACTCTAAATATTCTACCCTCCAGCAAGGCTTAAGTGGTTAATATTTCACAAATTACTTAGACAAGGCTAGAAGGAGCTGTATGCCACTAGGAAATTCAACCCATAGATATGATTAATTCTGAACTATTAAACACAAGCAAAGATAAAGTAAGAAGTAAGTTTCTAAACTGCAAATCCCCAAAGCCCGTATGTGTGGAAATCAAAGACCAGGTTTGAAACAGTAACAGTCAATTCTAAATGGAGTAAAACATTTGTTTGTGCAATTGGTAAGATTTGCCTTTGCTTGTGGACCTTCTTCTTTAAATTTTGACACTCTGTCTACCCCCCCAAAAGTCACTTGAAGTGACAAAggatttcctttctttgaaTCCTAGTGTAAGCCTGCTTTTAGCGCTGAGACGTTGCAAGACCCAAGGTGATCTCAGCCTCCCACTATGGCTGGCATACACTAATGTGCATACTAAAATGGCACTGAAAACTAAAGTTCTGATTTACAAAGCATAAAATAATATCTtgtaggaaaaatattaaaactgtcaatttctttttgctttgaagAAAGCTAACCTGAATATAGGATTTTTGACAAACCACCTCTATAAATTGTTTTTAGACACACATATTGCAGGTCTTTCATTGCTCTGGtggtattttttattactttagacaaccatgaaaaaaaaattaagttcagGAATCTTTCACATagatggaaatttttttcttttgctcagagtaagaaaatgaagttttttgcCCTGGAGTTGCAGCAGCATTACACGGTTGATAAACATCTTTTCTGAAGAACATTGCAGTCTGCCATGTGGGAGATCAAACACAGATTTATAACTTTATCAGTCCAGTGAAATCAACTTACCGAGTTCATTGCTGAGAGTAGAGCTTTGCCTGAGCTAGGTAGAGCTGAGACTATTTTAAAGTGTGCTGAGGGCAAATAAGCATGAAAAAACAGAATTGGAATTTTCCATGATAGGTTAGACAGCATCTAGAAAAGGGATCTCCTAAGACCACCAGTATATTTATCTCTCCAGCAGAACATActgtttcagtttttgaaaagtTAATCGATTGCTAACATTTAAAGGTTTGAAGCAGCTACACCCTCACCAATTGCTTGCATTCAGCAGGctaaaaaactaaaacagactaaaatttaaaagtacaAATGGCTTTTTATTCCTTCCCTTATACAAGGACAGACATCTTAAGAGTCACTGCCCAGCTAccctctgaggaaaaaaaaatcagatctcAATGAATGGGCCCAAATCTGGCATTTAGAAACGCTATGGgtatttttgaaagttttaaaaatcccttttaaaTTATCCTAATCTCATGCTTGagttgcaaataattttttttattaaattgtcTCAGGTTTGCAAAGGTATTCCTTAGTGTGAACCGAAGTATTCTTGGCAGCTAAAGAAAGTCCCTATTGTGGCCTGTACTGGAAAGCATCTGTTTGAAATTCTAGATGTCAATGTACCCTTCCACTTATTGGTTTGCTCATAGTCACAAGAAGTTAATgatcctcttcccctcatgtTTCCACCCCCAAACTTAATTCAAAACACACGAGATTTTTCAAATTGTTGTGCCACATATGGCATTCCATTATCCAGCCCTGCTTTTGCATATGCATTGCTGTAGCAAATCTCCACATAGGTACAAGACAGTAGCTTACCCTTTAGGCTGTTCCTGATGTACAAATTGGAATCTCATGCAACTTTTTGTAGGTTCGTCTGCAAGTTCAAAATGTAGAGAAACCTCTCTACCGTGGGACGTTCCACTGCTTTCAGTCCATCATAAAGCAAGAATCTGTAAGTATGAAATTACtgctttgtgttgttttttgttttttgttttttttttaatctttgtatATTTTGGCTCAGGAGGGTGGGAAAGCAATTTAAAAGCTGACAAATGTTGAAGATCATGAGATAAAGCATGCTCTGAACCTCACCTGACTGGAGGGCAGATACTGTAGTTAGAACTTTGCCAGAGACTTTGTGAAGAAGATCACTAAGTCAGAAGATGGTATTTTGAAGTTAACTTTCAGTTCTTCCTGAAAAGTctggttaaagaaaaaaaaaaaaaaagattggtGAGGTGTTTTTGCTGCTGAAACTTTAGGACCGTTGTTAAAAAGCTGGCTTCAGGCTTTAGGTAagctgtttaaaagaaaaattataaaatttgcCAAAAAACTTTTCTCTGGGTGAAGTAAGATTATTTTCTGGATGTGttcaacaatatttttttgcaCTGCTAAATTGCTCAGATGTTTGTGTCCTAGGCAGAGATGAAATTCTTATTACAGAACAAGGTGGTCCTGATGTGGCTGCTGTTAAAAAGCTGGGGTACAAGGGGGAGCCAGAAAGGCTGTGTTCTGCAGTTTGAGGAGCTTCTCCACACCACTGTTAAAAAgggtttttcctcccttcttccaTTAGGCTTTTGGACTCTATAAAGGTATCGGGTCACCAATGATGGGACTTACGTTCATTAACGCGCTGGTGTTCGGTGTGCAAGGAAACACCCTCCGTGCTCTGGGCAAAGACACTCCTCTGAACCAGTTCCTTGCAGGGTCAGCAGCAGGGGCCATCCAGTGTGTCATCTGCTGTCCCATGGAGCTGGCAAAGACAAGGATGCAGCTTCAAGGAACAGGAGAATATAAACTGAAAACGAAGAACTACAAAAATTCTCTGGACTGTTTGATCAAAATCTATCAAAAGGAAGGGCTGAGGGGTATCAACAGGGGCATGGTGTCTACCTTCATAAGAGAAACCCCAAGCTTTGGCTTTTACTTCCTGACCTATGACTGCATGACTCGGTATCTGGGCTGCGAAGCTGAAGACAGTTACGTTATTCCCAAACTGCTGTTTTCCGGCGGGATGTCGGGAATCGTGTCGTGGCTCTCAACCTACCCCATGGACGTGATCAAATCCCGGCTCCAGGCCGACGGCGTCGGCGGCGTCACACAGTACAACGGCATCCTGGACTGCGTCCGGAAGAGTTACCACGAGGAGGGCTGGAGGGTGTTCACCAGAGGTCTCACTTCCACGCTTCTCCGTGCTTTTCCCGTCAACGCAGCCACCTTCGCTACTGTCACCGTGTTCCTAATGTACATGAAGTCAGAGGACAACCTTCCTGAATGTGAACCCGGCCCGGTAATCCATCAGCCTTCCAGTTTGTGAACCTTCTCTCTTTGTTCTCCTCATCCAAAGCCCGGCTGCTTGGGCTTTGTGAAACGTGAACACTTGACACACACAAGTAGTGTAGATTTATGCTGTCTGTATAAAGAATTCCTAAATGTATCAAATTAGGATTTCATCTCACTACTTGTATAAACAGCATCTTGCCTTATTCAGGACTCCGTATCTACTAGTATTCAAGTAAGAGGGGGACCTGCCTTTTAGAAAGTTGCTGTTGTGGCTCCAGTAGCAACTCCTGGAGAGTGTTCTAGCACCAGAAATTGAGTTTTCTTTCGCTCAGGTTCTGAATGACTGAGTTGAGTTGAATGCAGACATGTTTTCATGAAAGAAATACTCATTTTGTATGTGACAGGCGTAAGCGTTCTCCTCTAAGGTGAAGAAGGGGGAAGAAGTTTAATGGTGGGGGCATTTTGCAGGTAAACCCTGAGCTGTAAAGACATGAACTAGCATTCAGCTAGtccttttcctttgcctttatATGTCACCGGTTTTAGTAGCAAATTTGTTCATActgatttgtaaaaaaaaaaaaaagaaaaaaaaaattgtacctGAGTTACTCCCTGACCTTTCAGCTTTGAATAAATATCTTAAGCACAAAGTTAGCATCTGCACTCAAATGCACTTGTTCCTTTAAATCTCAAGGCTTGTAAGGATTTAGGGAAACTCAAATCTAGTAGAACTGGTGTTGTTTGCCCTCACCTGTTTCTCCTTTGGTGGGTGCACAGACTGCATTGAGCAGTTCAGCCCAGTGGACTTTGTTCTCTGAAGTTAATACAGCTTTGCACCACTTCTCCCAACATGCCCCATGGTAGCCAGTGATGTACAGAAGTCAAAGTCCTGCCTGTGGTATTGCACAAAATGTTTGTGGGTGCAATGTTAGCTTAGCAGCTCAAAGTATCttagaaataaatacatatttaggATTGGAGGTTTCATACCTTTCCAGAAAATAGGGGTGTAAGTGTCTGAAATGGTTGCTGTTCAATACACTTGCATTATGAATCTCAACAATACTGATTTTTATGTATTTAGTTACAGTGCTACTGGAAAGAAGACTGAAAAGGGGTTTAGAGAATTTTCTTGTTACATTAatctgctgtaatttttttttttttttttttaccagacttTTCAGAAAGAACTTAACTAGCCAAAGAGCTACAAACAGTTGTTTAAGATTTGAGCTGAAAGCCACACATATTTGGCACAAACAGCCAGGAGCAAGGGCTGTATATGTGTGAgcaatgttttaaaacatatcAAACTAGTTCAGTAAGTACAACTTGTTACACTTTTGGTTGGGACAAGTGCAATATGTGTTTAATTTATGTGAATTTTCTAAAGAAGCGTTCCTTCATAGCATTTTGCACTGTAACAAAATATGCTGGAGAAACCTGTAAAATTGTTATGTCTTTTTATACCTTGAAGGTATGGTGGATGTTTTAGTGCCTACTTGCACTGAGATTCAAATTGAATGTTAAATCTGTCTACTAAGCTGCATATGCACAACAAATCACAGCAAATACCATTTACACCTTTGTACAGGAGTATGTCAAAtcttgtatatatatatagagggaataaattttttttaaaaaattgcctttggttctttgaagtttttttttttttttatgttttattactCAGATGCTTCTTGGTGTTAAATGGAGCTTGCATGAGGATGGGGTTTCTGGCTTTTGCCAGGGGAAACTTGGTCCATATCTGCCTTCTGTGCACCACTGGGAAGGGCAGGGTCTTGCTCTGGCTTAGGCCCCAGCACTGGAGCAAAGAAAGGAAGTTGCCTGACCTCACTTCAAACTGacctttcctctgctgaaagAATAATCCTGCTTCTAAGAGCCAAAGAGCTGCCCCTATTCTTAGACGCTTCCCGTTCTGCATTTATTTGGTTTAATCTGTGCTAATCAGCACAGGGCTGCACAACAGCAGAAGACAAGTCTTGGGTCCCTGCAGGGTCACATCAGAATCAAGTACCAGGCATCCataacctctctgggcaacaagttccagcacctcaccaccctcacagtgtgagaatttctccctaatacCTAATCTTGACctgttctctttcagtttaaaactggTACCCCTTATAactccatgcccttgtaaaaagtccctctccacaTTCCCACTAAgtcccctttaggtactggaaggtccccagagccttctcctctccaggatgaacaGCCCCAATTATCTCAACCTGACTTCaaaggagaggtgctccagccctctgatcatccttgtgtccctcctctggactcactccagtcAGTTCACATCCTCCTCTTCAGGGGTTATTTCAGGTACTAATTCATCTTCCATAAAGGGTAGATAGACATGGCTGACCCAAACCCTGTCAAGCATCAGTTTCCTGGATCAGAGAACAGCAAGGCTCTCCACATGACCAGGGTCAATTCCAGTCAAGTACCTTTTGTTCTCCCAGCGGGAACAACACCTATGTTCAGCACTGAACTATGGAACAgaaacaaataagcaaacagTGTCTCCTTAGAAGACTAATatcattaaaacagaaaagggcTATACAATGTTTTACTTGCAGTGCTTACCAAAGCATTCTTTCCAGAAATTCATCCATCTGGAACTTAAATAATCAGTAGCAGACACTGGATATTACTCAACAAGCCTGAGGAGGGGCTAAAGCCAGCTTTCAGCCTAGTCTGATGTCACTTGCTTGAAATCCTTGTGACTTGTAACTATTAAATCAAGCTAGACAATAGCTTCAGCCTGTTAAATTATGATACAGTTCTTTTCTGATAGATTTTTGAGATGTGAGCCAATTCAGACAGAACTATGTCCTGCCTTCCCAGATCCTCCTTTCCACACCATTAGCAAGCAATTCCCAAATAACAAGGGATTAAGAAGGTAAAAATCATTGAAAATGAAACTATCAAGTTCCTCTGCCCTGTTCTTTCCTAAACTAGATGAGTCATGCCAGTTTTAAAAGTTACAGCCACAAACATGTTCAGTCAggacaagaggggaaaaaagtaccCATGTATATACTTGTTGACTAAGTTACTACAGTAGAACAACTGGTGTGAAATTTATTTATCAAGCCTGTAACATGACAAGTTTTTTGTCCTGCCTTGTCTTTCTCTGCATATctgcagtgataggacaaggagtaatggccTTTAGCTGAAAGAGGACACGCTgagattggatattagggagaaattcttcactgtgaggatgctgaggcaggttgcccagagaagctgtgggtgccccagccctgggagtgtccaaggccaggctggatgggggtCTGAACAAGCTGCTCTGGGGAAAagtgtccctgaccatgacAGGGGTACTGGaaatagatgatctttaagggtCCTTACCACCCcaaccattctaggattctagGATAAAGCTTTTTACACAGTTCAGGTAAAAGGGTAGCAAGACATTCAAGGGATGAAAACCTGTCCATTGCAGgtgcagcactggcagcatACTGggaaaaagacacaaaatgtAAATGTTGACCTTGCAAAGAAAAGAGGtattctttaaatatatttattattatgcTGGAAAACAGGTGTTAACAGTTTCATGTTAGCTGCTGTTAGCCTGACTTTTAATCCCTGGATAGTTAAACAATTTAAAACCCAGAAGAGTGCCAAACAGCATTAGATTAGCAGCATGTGCAGTTAAAGCCCTCTTCTGCCAGAGAAACAGGCAGAGAAGCTTACCCAAGCCAACATGCCCTATCACACACCACAGCCATGGAGACACAGGAAGCATCTGAGGGACTCTGTGACTCTGGGAGGAACAGCAGGAGATCAGGGAAGCAGAGAACTTCCTGGGCCAAACCTAAGGGAGACAGCCTTTGATATCAAGAGGAAGCAAACTGTTGCTTTCCATGTTCAGGAATTTATGTGTAtccatgggcagcaggggagaCAAGCAGAGGAAAATAAGCCATTTTCATCTTCCCAGTGTAACTGTTTTGCAATTCTTGTATTAGTGTTGTTCTCACTAATTGCAAAAGTGGTTATCACCAACAGAAAAAAGTGACATAATATGCACAATAATACTTAAGATATACAGTAAAAGCTTTTCTACTTACAGTTTATTACTGGTTTTAACTGAGTTGACCTAGAAAGTGATTTTGAGCTATAGAGATTCATCAATACATAAACTGAAATCAAGGCAAGGTCTGCAGTGAACACTAATGGCCTATAGATTGATATAAATGGAAGAATGTCTAGTTCTCATGTTCACAAAATATTCTTAGGGTCTA
This window contains:
- the SLC25A29 gene encoding mitochondrial basic amino acids transporter isoform X1, translated to MALDFLAGCVGGAAGVLVGHPFDTVKVRLQVQNVEKPLYRGTFHCFQSIIKQESAFGLYKGIGSPMMGLTFINALVFGVQGNTLRALGKDTPLNQFLAGSAAGAIQCVICCPMELAKTRMQLQGTGEYKLKTKNYKNSLDCLIKIYQKEGLRGINRGMVSTFIRETPSFGFYFLTYDCMTRYLGCEAEDSYVIPKLLFSGGMSGIVSWLSTYPMDVIKSRLQADGVGGVTQYNGILDCVRKSYHEEGWRVFTRGLTSTLLRAFPVNAATFATVTVFLMYMKSEDNLPECEPGPVIHQPSSL
- the SLC25A29 gene encoding mitochondrial basic amino acids transporter isoform X2 encodes the protein MMGLTFINALVFGVQGNTLRALGKDTPLNQFLAGSAAGAIQCVICCPMELAKTRMQLQGTGEYKLKTKNYKNSLDCLIKIYQKEGLRGINRGMVSTFIRETPSFGFYFLTYDCMTRYLGCEAEDSYVIPKLLFSGGMSGIVSWLSTYPMDVIKSRLQADGVGGVTQYNGILDCVRKSYHEEGWRVFTRGLTSTLLRAFPVNAATFATVTVFLMYMKSEDNLPECEPGPVIHQPSSL